The Leptospira sp. WS60.C2 genome includes the window GTCGTGACGCAGAACGAGTTTCGGAAGAAGTAGTCGACATGGGAGTGCAAGATTCCCTTCACATGATTGAACATCTTTGTAAAGACGATGATTTTTTAGATCTCTTTAATTACGGGATGGAATACATTCACACCACACAAAATTTAAATTCAATACTAGAATCCATCCAACGTGTATCAAAAATATTATATGCTTTGAAAAACTTTTCCCATTTTGATAAACAAGGATCTCCGATTAAAATCGATCTTATCGACAATATAGAAACCGTTTTGGTATTGTACCATAGCCAGATGAAAGCTGGGATTAAAGTTATGCGTGAATATCCAGAGGAACCAATCAATATTCATTGTTATCCGGACGATTTGATTCAAGTATGGACTAATTTAATTTTCAATGCAATCCAAGCGATGTCATACAAAGGAACATTGAAACTGGTCATCCAAAAAGAAATAGACAAAACAAAAGAGATTAGTTGGGTAAAAGTCCAGATAGAAGATACGGGGACTGGCATCAAAGAAGAAAACAAGAATAGAATTTTTGAACCATTCTTTACGACAAAAGACTTAGGAGAAGGGAGTGGACTTGGTTTAGATATTGTAAAACGCGTGATTCTAAAACATGACGGACGTATTACCGTAGAATCAAAACCAGGAAGCACAGTATTTACAGTTTATTTACCCACAAACAAAAATGAGTGAGCCCAAGAAGAAAAAGAAATCATTTGCAAGGAAATCATCCTTCATTAATCGTCCCAAGAAATCGAAAGGGAGTGATTCCCTATTTTTTAAGAACGCACCTTCGACTTTTGATTCGATCAAAAAAGATTTCATTCTCACAATCATATCCATAGTAAGAAGAATGTTTGACCAAATCAGTATAAAGAGCCAACTCCTCTGCATTATATTGATTTACTTTCTTAACAGTAACTAGTGTGAAATCTGTGAGGTTTTCTGATCTTGCATTTTTAAAAAAATACGGGAGCAAATTTCTCTCCCTAATACAAACGACCTTTTTATCAATTAACTCCAATCCATAAGCACTTGATATCAATTCATTAGTTGTTACAGTAAACGTGGAGTTTACTTGGTTTACTTCTGATTTTATCTTATAAAATTCAATCATAGCAAAGTAAGAGATCAACAACACCAAAGTACTTGTCAAAATATTCCAATACAAAGTAGTTCGATACAAAAACTTTTGCGATTGGATCGATTCGATTTGCTGATTCAAAATAAATGCAAGTGGAGTAACCGCCAAAAGAAAGTATCGACCGGTGAGTGTAATTCCATCATTAGGCGAAGTGCACCCCACAAGAACAATAAAAAGACAAGAAACTGCCAAATGAAAATTCAGCAACTTCTCACGAATGTTTTTTCTCAATTCCTTAATTATGGCAAAAAATAATATTGGAGTTAGGAAAAATAAACCAAATGAAAATCCACCCGCCTTCGGAAAAGTAAATAACATGGAGACCAATACCTGGAGCTGAGTCAGAATTGTTTTTTCAGTTTGAGTAAATGTTGCCAAATATCTTGGACCCAATATGTGAGAGTAACTATAATCATTCCATCCAAGGAAGAGAATCAATAAAACCAAAAATCCCAAGTAACGTCTCAGCTGAAATACGTTAGCCAAATTGAACTTTTTCTTTGTCAATTCCAAAAGGAAAACCGAAACTTGAATCGCAATAAAAAATAGAATGCCTTCTAGACGAAACCAAATGGAAAGACCAAGCAATACATTTCCTGCTAGCCAATTCGATATCCGATCATCTTCTTGTGCTTTCCATAAATAGACATAGCCATAACTTCCTAAAATCAGGAAGATGCCATTCTCAGAGAAATCTAATAATAGTGGGAAAACGATACATCCCAAAACGATCCAAACAATAGATTTTATTTGAATGGAATTTCGATACAATAAGCGAATGAATGCATATAGGAAAAGGACATTCAGGTACGGCAAAAATGAGAATGGTATCAATGGAAAAATGGAATAAAGTAGAGATAATGCGATTGGATAATTCCCAATCAACCGACCGTTGTTAAAGAAAATAAATCCATCGTTAAATGGACTCAAAAGGAATTTTGGATCCAAGGAAAATGCAGGATAAATAATAGCTTCCGTAGACCAATTGTTTCTGACCAAAGACATAACTTGGATCATCTTGATCAATGAATCTGAAATATACACTTTATGAACATTGATTAAGATTTGAAAAAGAACCAAAAATAGCAAAATGAAAGTGCATACAGGATTCAATCGGACCAAATTTTTCATATACGTGCACTTTGCATTTTTTAAAAAAAAATGGCAATGATGAAACTTGAAGAATATGCTTTCCAAAAGGAATTTTTTAAAGTGATTTTGATATCTTACATACTCAAGGGTGCCGCAGGCCCTGGACCAAACAACCCCCTACAAACAGGAAAATTTGGCCTTAGAACCAAATTTGCTTTTTGAATTGTTTCACAAGGGAAAAATAAAACTTCATTGAGACAGACGAGTAAATCTTTTTTCTCTACGTATGCATGCACCGACCGACAACTTCTTAAACTCTGTTCCGAATTTTGATCAACCGAGACGCCATTACAACCTGGCTTCAGTGCAGTGGTAAAAGCACTCGCGCTAGATAAAACAAAATCAATATTTTGTGGGCACAAAGAACGTTTTACAATGACTGCACCATAAAATTGACGAACAGCGTAATCGCGCGTCACCTTACTATCATCCAGATTATTCTTTGTATCAAAGTATACATCACCAATACAATGTAGATTGAAGAGAATCAAACCAATCAAAAAAAACAATTTTTTAAAAACAAAAGGAAACATTTCATTAAACATAAGTTATCTGAACAAAAGTCAACTGATTTGAATTTTGCGATAAAAATTCGTTCTTAAAATTTTTCTCATTTGATTTCAACTTTACAGTTCTGTGACAAACAAAACAAAGCTTTTGAATTAGATTAAGCGTATATCAACTCATGGATTCCCGTTTGTTTGGACAAATTGTATGCAAACTTGACTTCCCGACTTTTACTAAAACAAGGCAAACGATCATTCCCAAAGAGGAAAACTGGGTGAAGCAAATTTTTGTTAACAATTCCAAAATCATTTTTTCTAAAAATCCATTATGAAAAACCCTAATGCATCGTCCTTCCTTAGCCCAAAAAGAACGACTCCGCGGGAAGGGACATGTATATCTACGTGAAAGTCCTAGTGCGATTTCGTTTCCTTATGGACAAATTGGCGTTCCAATTTGTACACACAAAGTAGGCGTAAATATCTGCGATTATTTTCGTCACTTATTATGGTAGGCAAGAATGGCAAAAGAAATGGATGAAATCCAAAAGTTTGAACGAACACTATTTCGCAAAGGTGTATCACTCATTGTATTTACCAAATATGGTCTTGGAATCATTTTCTTACTAGGCGTTGCCTCCAATTACGCCACCAAAAGTTTCATACCCAATCTCATCGGTTCCTTGATTTATTTAATCAATGCAATGGTGCCTGGATTTCGTTTAAAAAAAGACAAAGAAATATCGAAGGCAATGGCAATCTCAGTGATTGCGATCGACTTACTCATTATTTTATGTTTCTTTTACTTAGATATTTATAACAATGCAGTAAAAGGAGATGCCAGTAACACGTTAAGTTATGGAATCTTTTACATCATATTTATCTTTATCCTCATTTATTCTAGTTTTCTATTTGATACTAAGGTTGTGATGACAGTTGGAAGCATCTCAACTGCTATTTACATAGGAGGAATTGCCCTCTCCTATAAACTTGGTGCAGCCTTCATTGTTGTTCCATTCAATGAAATGCTTAGAGCAAACAACATCGTCTTAGTCACAGAGATTCAAAAAGTCATATTCTATTGCGGTGTGATTTTTGCTCTTCGGTTTGTTGTGTCCCTCATGCGAGAAATGCAAAACGATCTAAAAAATAAACTCACTGAAAGTTTGGAGAAACAAAACTATATCACAAACAAATCTTCTCAATTGGAAGCTTCTGCGAATACACTGGCACAGTCTGTTGAAAAATTACAATCCATGTCGGATGAACTTCATAACCAATCTCAAAACCAAGCAGCTTCCGTTGAAGAGATTTCAGCCTCTGTCGAAGAACTCTCATCCTCAGCAACAAGTTCAGCAAATCTCGTGGAAGACCAAGTGACTCGAGTGAAAATCGTAGATCAAAACTTTTTATCCCTTCAAAATTTAAGTGTAAGCGTTAAAACAAAAACGATGCAAATAGCAAAAGACGTTAGTAATTCTGCAGAATTCAGCAAAAAAGTAAAAAACTCTTCAGAAGAACTCAATAGTATATATTCTGAACTCAACCAAGCATTCTCGAAAGTGGAAGAGATCAACCAAATGATGGCAGAAATCGCAGACCAGACCAACTTACTTGCATTAAACGCATCGATAGAAGCAGCAAGAGCCGGAGAACATGGAAGAGGTTTTGCTGTTGTGGCTCAAGAAGTAGCGAAACTTGCAGAACGTTCTCAGTCGAATGCGGGCACGATTGCCAAAATCGTAAAAGATGCTGGGTTAAAAATCAATGAAGGAACTCGATTCTCCAAAGAAGTGAAATCCCAAGTGGAAAACCAAAATCATGAACTATTAAGAATTGAAAGCGAAATCTTAAGTTTGGAAGGTCATGTCACAGAACAGGAAGTCTTAAACCAAAAACTAAGAAATACATTCTCAGAACTTCATGTCCTTTCCGAACAAATTGGAATCATTGCTCAAGAACAAATGTCTGGAAGTAAAGAAATCAGCCGTGCCATTATGGTCATTGATGAAACCACTCAAAAATTGGCCGACTCCGTTCAACTCCTATATGAAGAGATCAATCAAATCCATACACAAGGGAAACAATTGAAAATTAGTTAGGGATTTAGACAAGACTGAATGAAGTTCTGACAGTAAACCTCTCTTTACAATCACTCGCCGTTTGAAACGTTTGCACTATTGGCAATTTATTTCAAGTGGCGATGAATTCAAAAACGACCAATTCCCAAACACACAAACCACCATTACATGGCCGTAGGATCGAAGAAATCATCCTAGGTCTATTGGAAGAAGATCCTTCTTGTGAAGAAGGTCTGATTCAAAAACTAGAAGCACTCCATTTCCCCTCAAATGAGGACACATACATTTATTCTAGTATTCTAAAAGTGTTCACCTCTTTGGAAATTGAGGAAACCGAGGCTAAAAACATTTGGGAAGAGATTATCAAAAACAAAGAAAAACTGAGTATCTGCTTACAAAGGCCTGTCAGTTTCCGAGTCGCTTTGTTAGATTATTTCACATTCCAAAATCAAAAATTCAGAAACCCAAAGATCATAGAATTCCAAGTTTATTCTGACACTGAAAAACTAATTCTCGTCGATGATTTGACCAAACTTTATAATCGCAGACATTTTGAAACGGCTCTCTTACGTGAATACAAACAATCAATACGATATCAATTGAATCTATCTCTTTTAGTTATCGATATAGACGACTTCAAAAAAATCAACGATACCTATGGACATACAATGGGAGATGAAATCCTAAAAGAGGTGGCAAAAAAAATAGTTACAAACCTTAGGATGGAAGATACAGCTTGCCGAATTGGCGGTGAAGAGTTCGCAATTATATTTCCGCAATCTAACGAAGTCCAAGCGCTAAAAGCGGCAAAAAAATTATTAGAAGCATGTCGTTCGATTCAGATCAGCGGAAAGCCTGTCACAATTAGTGGTGGGCTTGTATCCTTTCCAGACAAAGTCAATCGAATGGAAGATATCTATGATTTTGCTGACAGAGCACTCTACACAGCAAAAAATTCAGGTAAAAATCAAATCGTTGTTTATTCCAATGAGAAACGAAACAGTTTTCGTTTTGAGACAAACTTAGATCTGTATTGTATTTTACCGAACAAAACCATTCGTTCCATTTCAAGAAACATATCCATCACAGGAATTGCTTTTGAAACAGAGGATGATCTCACGTTACACGAATCAATTCCAGTCATCTTACGAGAATCAGAATCCAGTGAAGAGTTCCAAGTCAAAATCAAAGTCGTTCGAAAAGAGAAACTTGAGCATGGAATGTTTCAAATGGGTGCTACCTTTACCGAACTCTCCGAGGAATCTCAATCAAAACTGAAAGAATTGTATTTACTACACCAATATAAGGCAAAAAGCCCTATCGGTGTAGTTTCATAATGATATTAACGAGCGTTTGGCATATCACCGAGACCACCAGCATTGATCACGGATGAATAACCGCTCGCCGAAAGAATTTGTTTAGCTCTTTCGCTTCTTGCACCTGATCGGCAATATACGACGATTTTTGCATGTTTATCCTTGAGCGAGTTTAAGTTATTTGCCAATACATCCACTGGAATGTTTAACGCCCCAGGAAAATGTCCCTCTGCGTATTCTGATTTTGTGCGAACATCGACTACCACTGCCCCATTTTGTATCCATTCTTGTACCATTTTTGAGTCTCCTTTAGATTGAATTTTTTTCACGAAAACAAACAGGAAGCCTAGAAGGACTCCCACGATCACAAATACTTTCATAATTACCTCTTTTCCCCATTTTTTTTCTTGCAGGGGAATGAGTCAAGAAAACTATATACCATAGGGGGTATAGTATTATGGAAAAATCAATCCCTCAATCCAATTTTGCGGTTGAACGTCAAAAGAAAAAGAGGATACTTTAACCATGATGATTCCAGAGGAAAACAACGAAATTCAGATCAAACCACTTTATGACATGGAGTCGGGAACCTGGACCTATTTATTACTTGATGTAGAGTCAAAAAAGGCCGTCCTAATTGATCCAGTACTCGAAAAATGGGAACGAGATTTATCCTACTTAGAATCTATGGACTTCAAGTTAGTGGCTACCATCGAGACACATATGCATGCGGATCATATCACGGCAGCAGGTGAACTAAGAGACAAAACTGGATGTGAATCATATGCTCCTCACCTATCGGGCGCTACTTGTGCGACTCATTTTTTGAAAGAGAATGATACCATTCAAATTGGAAAATTGAAGATAAAAGTGATCCATACGCCAGGGCATACACCCTGCTCTATTTCTTTACTTTTAAATGAGAAATATGTATTCACGGGTGATGCATTGTTTGTTAGAGGTTGTGGTCGTACAGACTTTCAAGGAGGAAGTGCAGAAGATCTTTACCATTCCATCACAAAGAAATTGTTCCAATTGCCAGAGGAAACAATTGTTTTTCCAGGACATGATTACAAAGGATTTGTATCTTCTACAATTGGTGAGGAAAAAAAGTGGAATCCTCGTATTGCAAACAAATCACTCAAAGATTTTAAATTGATCATGGACAATTTGAACTTACCTGAACCGAAAAAAATTCATGAGGCAGTACCTGCCAATCTTGCTTGTGGGAAATTGATATGAGTATTGGAATTCTATTTTTATTATTAGGAATCGGAGCCGGAGTATTAGGCGGACTTGTTGGTATCGGTGGCGGAATTTTACTTGTCCCCACATTGGTATACTTCTTTGACTTCAATCAAAAATTAGCGCAAGGTACAACACTTGCTGCCATGGTCCCACCCATTGGAATTGTTGCCGCATACATTTATTATACGAGAGGTGAAACCAATTTGTTTGCTGCTGCTCTCATTAGTGTGGGATTTATTTTGGGCAGTATATTTGGAGCGGGAGCCGCATCGAAAATTGATACAACCGTCCTCTCTCGATTCTTTGGCATCTTCACAGTGATCGTAGGCCTCAAAATGATATTTTTTCCGAAATAAAATTTGGAAAATTTTCGTTGCCGTATCACTCAGATCCTTTTTCCATTCAATGGTGTTCGGTTTTTATTTTGCACTTTTTTGGTTCTTACTTCGATTCTTGGCCTACGGGATACCGTTTCCAGAAGTTCTCCTACCACCGATCACATTCCTCTTTTGGTGGAATCTAGTATTCACTTCTTTATGGCTCACTCTAATTCTTGTGGTCATCATTGGAATTTTAGGAGTTTTGCTTCGAGTTCCAGTGATCGGTATTTTTATACAAGGAATTCGAAACCAAGTCGCAGAAGTGGGATGGGTTTCCTTTTTAAAAAACAGAACCTTGATTTGGTTTCTTAGCCAAACATTGATTTTAATTGGATCTTACCTTTTTGTATATGGAAGCCAAAGATCGAATGAGGCTTTTTATCTATTCCTGGCAACCATTCTTACTGGGTATTGGATCAAACAAAAGTTTCATAAACCCATGGTGCAATTTTCTGGAAACCCGAGGATTTTCGTCTACCAAAGAGGCCAGACAAAAAATACTCAAAGTACGGAAGAATTCCCTATAGAAAAAGATGTCACTCCTCGCTAACAATTGAGGCAAGCAAACTAGGATTTCTGAACTAAGTATAAAAAAAACGATCTAATCTATATGAATCGTGATTTCATTGCCTTGGGAAAGTTTATCCTTTTGAAAACCAGCCTTGTTTTTTCTCTCCTAACATTTGTTGTTTGTGGGCAAGTGGCTTCAAAACCAAAAATTGAAAGGCTTCCGCTCACCATCAGTCCAAAAGAAAAAATTGCTGTATTTGCCGAAGGATGTTTTTGGTGTTCAGAACATATTTTCGAATCCATTCCTGGTGTCAAAGAGGTGATCTCAGGATATGCGGGAGGACATACAGACAATCCAACATACGAATCTGTGAATACAGAAACAACTGGTCACGCAGAATCTGTTTATGTTATCTATGATCCTTCAAAAGTTAGTTATGCAGAACTGTGTAGAATTTTCTTTTTGTCTCATGATCCCACTACTAAGGATAGACAAGGACCAGACGTAGGATCTTCTTATCGCTCGATCCTCTTCTATTCCGATGATTTGGAATATAAAATTGCATTGCAGATACAGAAAGAAATCGAAGCAAAAAGAATTTGGAACGGAATCTTTTCCACTGAGTATCAAAAACTAAAATCTTTTTTCAAAGCAGAGGACTATCACCAAGATTTTATCAAAAAAAATCCGAGTCAATCGTATGTTTTAGCCGTTTCAATACCACGTTTTAAAGAATTTCAGAAACGATACTCCGAATACAGAAATCAATAAGCGGAAAATTGTTCTTTGATCTTTGTCCTAAAGGAATCAAATTCTGCTTTTGATTGAAATTTGCAAAGTTTCAACACTTCCATTGGAATTTCGGATGATTTTGCTTCCTTTGAATTGATCGCAATCATCATATCACTCAAATAAATCGGATAGATGATATCAAAATACACTTCATCTGCAAGTAACGGTCGATGATGGTATTCCATGGCTTTTGTATATAAAATAGGGAATCCCCACTTCTCTCCTACCATAGCACCTAACTTAGAATGCGTAATCCCAATTGCTGATTCTTCCATACTGATGGTAGAAGCAATTTCCCTTGTAGAGGTAAAGGTTTTGATTTTTGACATATGATGTTTGTCAAAAGACAATAATAAAATCTCGCCAATGTCATGTAGGAGTGAAGCTGCGATTAAATTACTCAAATCAGTTTTATTTAGTCCCATCTTTTGGCCAATTGACTTACAGTAGAATGCGGATTCGTTTGACTTTTCCCAAATGGCTGTGAAAGCGGGGAATTTATCCTCTAACATTTGCTTGGTTGCAAGACTATATAACAAGGTTTGCAGTTCCTTGAGTCCAATCAATTGGATGGCTCGATCTAAACTTTCTACTTTTCCACCTCTTCTAAAGGCCGCAGAGTTGGAAAGTTTCAAGATATTTGCTGATAGAGCAATATCACGTTTGATCATTTCTGCAATAGTGCCAATGCTTGAATTTGGTTTATCAATCGCATCTTGAATATCTTTGATTGATTTGGGGAATGTTGGTAAGTTATCAATTTGAGAAATGATATGATCTATTTTTTCAAGTTGCTGGTTTTCCTTCGATACCTTCGAGGGAATATCGATCATAAAAACCGTTTTGTTTTCACCTGTTTCAAATTTATAAGCAGATTCACCAAGGCCGTCATTCTTCAACATCATAAGAGTCATGATGAGACCTAATCCAGCACCTTCTTGTTCATTTGACATATCCATGAATGCATCTGCCAAATCATTATAGTTCTTTGCCTTTGAGATTCTTTCTTTGATTCTTTCGGCTTCAATTGGAGTGAGTTGCACATTGTTCATAATACGAATTCGCATTAAACTTCTGTTAT containing:
- the msrA gene encoding peptide-methionine (S)-S-oxide reductase MsrA — encoded protein: MNRDFIALGKFILLKTSLVFSLLTFVVCGQVASKPKIERLPLTISPKEKIAVFAEGCFWCSEHIFESIPGVKEVISGYAGGHTDNPTYESVNTETTGHAESVYVIYDPSKVSYAELCRIFFLSHDPTTKDRQGPDVGSSYRSILFYSDDLEYKIALQIQKEIEAKRIWNGIFSTEYQKLKSFFKAEDYHQDFIKKNPSQSYVLAVSIPRFKEFQKRYSEYRNQ
- a CDS encoding methyl-accepting chemotaxis protein, coding for MAKEMDEIQKFERTLFRKGVSLIVFTKYGLGIIFLLGVASNYATKSFIPNLIGSLIYLINAMVPGFRLKKDKEISKAMAISVIAIDLLIILCFFYLDIYNNAVKGDASNTLSYGIFYIIFIFILIYSSFLFDTKVVMTVGSISTAIYIGGIALSYKLGAAFIVVPFNEMLRANNIVLVTEIQKVIFYCGVIFALRFVVSLMREMQNDLKNKLTESLEKQNYITNKSSQLEASANTLAQSVEKLQSMSDELHNQSQNQAASVEEISASVEELSSSATSSANLVEDQVTRVKIVDQNFLSLQNLSVSVKTKTMQIAKDVSNSAEFSKKVKNSSEELNSIYSELNQAFSKVEEINQMMAEIADQTNLLALNASIEAARAGEHGRGFAVVAQEVAKLAERSQSNAGTIAKIVKDAGLKINEGTRFSKEVKSQVENQNHELLRIESEILSLEGHVTEQEVLNQKLRNTFSELHVLSEQIGIIAQEQMSGSKEISRAIMVIDETTQKLADSVQLLYEEINQIHTQGKQLKIS
- a CDS encoding diguanylate cyclase: MNSKTTNSQTHKPPLHGRRIEEIILGLLEEDPSCEEGLIQKLEALHFPSNEDTYIYSSILKVFTSLEIEETEAKNIWEEIIKNKEKLSICLQRPVSFRVALLDYFTFQNQKFRNPKIIEFQVYSDTEKLILVDDLTKLYNRRHFETALLREYKQSIRYQLNLSLLVIDIDDFKKINDTYGHTMGDEILKEVAKKIVTNLRMEDTACRIGGEEFAIIFPQSNEVQALKAAKKLLEACRSIQISGKPVTISGGLVSFPDKVNRMEDIYDFADRALYTAKNSGKNQIVVYSNEKRNSFRFETNLDLYCILPNKTIRSISRNISITGIAFETEDDLTLHESIPVILRESESSEEFQVKIKVVRKEKLEHGMFQMGATFTELSEESQSKLKELYLLHQYKAKSPIGVVS
- a CDS encoding dolichyl-phosphate-mannose-protein mannosyltransferase, with the translated sequence MVLFQILINVHKVYISDSLIKMIQVMSLVRNNWSTEAIIYPAFSLDPKFLLSPFNDGFIFFNNGRLIGNYPIALSLLYSIFPLIPFSFLPYLNVLFLYAFIRLLYRNSIQIKSIVWIVLGCIVFPLLLDFSENGIFLILGSYGYVYLWKAQEDDRISNWLAGNVLLGLSIWFRLEGILFFIAIQVSVFLLELTKKKFNLANVFQLRRYLGFLVLLILFLGWNDYSYSHILGPRYLATFTQTEKTILTQLQVLVSMLFTFPKAGGFSFGLFFLTPILFFAIIKELRKNIREKLLNFHLAVSCLFIVLVGCTSPNDGITLTGRYFLLAVTPLAFILNQQIESIQSQKFLYRTTLYWNILTSTLVLLISYFAMIEFYKIKSEVNQVNSTFTVTTNELISSAYGLELIDKKVVCIRERNLLPYFFKNARSENLTDFTLVTVKKVNQYNAEELALYTDLVKHSSYYGYDCENEIFFDRIKSRRCVLKK
- a CDS encoding HDOD domain-containing protein, coding for MASPKAVALEFKRELGLHTNIEDINHPIVENTPFHFKFFQITDEVENTLYQILDRFLLQLDLIIVRDSVLAAMKETVTNAIKANAKRVFYKNNATDITNEKEYESIINEFKSTYIQNRDEIEESLQKNNYGVFVSFIHNRSLMRIRIMNNVQLTPIEAERIKERISKAKNYNDLADAFMDMSNEQEGAGLGLIMTLMMLKNDGLGESAYKFETGENKTVFMIDIPSKVSKENQQLEKIDHIISQIDNLPTFPKSIKDIQDAIDKPNSSIGTIAEMIKRDIALSANILKLSNSAAFRRGGKVESLDRAIQLIGLKELQTLLYSLATKQMLEDKFPAFTAIWEKSNESAFYCKSIGQKMGLNKTDLSNLIAASLLHDIGEILLLSFDKHHMSKIKTFTSTREIASTISMEESAIGITHSKLGAMVGEKWGFPILYTKAMEYHHRPLLADEVYFDIIYPIYLSDMMIAINSKEAKSSEIPMEVLKLCKFQSKAEFDSFRTKIKEQFSAY
- a CDS encoding TSUP family transporter, translating into MSIGILFLLLGIGAGVLGGLVGIGGGILLVPTLVYFFDFNQKLAQGTTLAAMVPPIGIVAAYIYYTRGETNLFAAALISVGFILGSIFGAGAASKIDTTVLSRFFGIFTVIVGLKMIFFPK
- a CDS encoding rhodanese-like domain-containing protein, translating into MKVFVIVGVLLGFLFVFVKKIQSKGDSKMVQEWIQNGAVVVDVRTKSEYAEGHFPGALNIPVDVLANNLNSLKDKHAKIVVYCRSGARSERAKQILSASGYSSVINAGGLGDMPNAR
- a CDS encoding MBL fold metallo-hydrolase; this encodes MMIPEENNEIQIKPLYDMESGTWTYLLLDVESKKAVLIDPVLEKWERDLSYLESMDFKLVATIETHMHADHITAAGELRDKTGCESYAPHLSGATCATHFLKENDTIQIGKLKIKVIHTPGHTPCSISLLLNEKYVFTGDALFVRGCGRTDFQGGSAEDLYHSITKKLFQLPEETIVFPGHDYKGFVSSTIGEEKKWNPRIANKSLKDFKLIMDNLNLPEPKKIHEAVPANLACGKLI